In one Spongiibacter tropicus DSM 19543 genomic region, the following are encoded:
- the speD gene encoding adenosylmethionine decarboxylase — translation MKSLDLMPSLEAGAAKTNPITSSDENLDHFIVRDGVAYAGTHLIIDLWGASHLDDIPRMEKAFLDCVKECGATLLHIHMHHFTPNGGVSGVAVLAESHISVHTWPERDYAAFDVFMCGDAKPELAVGILQKAFNPSRIEVGENLRGRMDDV, via the coding sequence CTGCCAAAACTAATCCGATCACTTCTTCGGACGAAAATCTCGATCATTTCATCGTGCGCGACGGCGTCGCCTACGCTGGCACGCATCTGATCATCGACCTCTGGGGTGCTTCTCACCTCGACGATATCCCCCGCATGGAAAAAGCCTTTCTGGACTGCGTGAAAGAATGTGGCGCTACCCTGCTGCATATTCACATGCACCACTTCACCCCCAATGGCGGCGTCTCCGGTGTCGCGGTTCTGGCTGAGTCCCATATCAGTGTCCACACCTGGCCCGAACGTGATTACGCCGCTTTCGACGTTTTCATGTGCGGCGATGCCAAGCCTGAATTGGCGGTCGGCATCCTGCAAAAGGCCTTCAACCCCTCGCGCATCGAAGTTGGCGAAAATCTGCGCGGGAGAATGGACGATGTCTGA